One Alkalidesulfovibrio alkalitolerans DSM 16529 genomic region harbors:
- the hmcD gene encoding sulfate respiration complex protein HmcD, translated as MFYTLHDFMLHSKGLTYVLMGLVLVAMVGVWVFLLDRSEEDHERFNIKHGGHDD; from the coding sequence ATGTTCTATACGCTGCACGACTTCATGCTCCACAGCAAGGGACTGACTTACGTCCTCATGGGGCTCGTCCTGGTCGCCATGGTCGGCGTGTGGGTATTCCTTCTCGACAGAAGCGAGGAAGACCACGAACGCTTCAACATCAAGCACGGCGGTCACGACGACTAG